CGTGCTCCCGAAGGCTCATGCCCCGTGCTTCGGCCTCTTCCCTAACGAATTTGGGCAACAACACCACATCCTCAGCGAGCGCGCTTGCCGGAATGAGGTTATGTCCCTCAGCCGTAGCGACAGCCACTACGAGGTTCGCCCCTACCGCTTGCAGGTAGGCGAGCGCCGTTTCAACCGTGTGGTTATGGTCAGGGCGTTCGAGCTTGGAAATGAGACTCTGCCTAACCCCCATCTCGTCGGCCACCATCGCCTGCGTCATTCCGGCCTCTTCACGCGCTTTGCGAAGCGCGCTAGCCAGACGAAGACGCAGCATCTCATCTTCGTAAGCCTTTTGAGACTCGGGGTCAGACGCCACCAATTCGTTCAGCCAGTCCATCACGTTCTGCCCTTCACGCTTAACCCGTTTGCTCATCGTCATCCTTCCCTTTCTAGGAACGCTTCCATGCGTCTTTCAGCCGTCGCTATCTCGCGCTCGGGTATCTTGTCGGTTGCTTTGCCGGTCTTGGCGAAACCGTGCAACAAGATGATTCGCCTACCGATGACGGCACAGAACAGGATGCGCGGGTTGTTCTGAGACTTCGGGAAACGAAGTTCCCACAGCTTGCCCCGCACCTTATGTATGTACTCCGTTCTAGCATTCAGCCCCTCTTGCCGCAAAATTTGCAACCTAGTCGCCACGCGGCCTCGTTCCGCTGGCGTGAGGGACAGGATAAAGTCAGCCACAGGGTCAGTACCGTCTTCGTCTTCGTAATCTTTAACAGTCCAGTGCTGTGGCAACGTTCAGCCTGCCCTCTCGCTATGTTGCATCATAAGATATCACCTTTAAGTGATAAGCGCAACAATCACCCCTGACTACGGGGACAAAACTTCAAGGCATAGTTCCAGCGGGTACTTGGCTTCGTTAGGAGCGGCAGTAATGGCAGCGCATAGTAACTCGAAGCCGCGCCTGAAAAGGCTTTTTGGCGCATAGCCGTGCTTTTTGAGCTTGAGAGGTTTTTGCTCATGAAGCCATGTCCCCAACAGGTAAGCCCACGTGAAGGCGAGTGCCAGTAGCGCTAGAAGCGTGCTCAAGCGCTCAGCTTGGGTGAGATGGGTATCTTCAAGATTGAAGCCTCGGCGCTTTAGCGCGCCGAAAAGAGTTTCTATGTCCCAACGCCGCGCGTAACGGGATAAGGCCAGTTCGGGTTGTGCGGTGCAGGCAACGACCACCAGTTCACCATCAGGGGCGCGAGTGGCGGCTAGAAACAGTCGGGATCCAAGTACCCAGCAGCGCCTCGGAGAGGCATAGGGCTCGCCGAGCTTGAGATGACCATAGCGCCTGTCGGCACTGAGGTAGCGTCCTCTTGAACCGATGCGCGTATTACTCTTGAGCCGCATGACAAAGGCGATGCCTCGTGCTTTGAGTCCGCCGTAGCAGTCCTCCCCGATGAATTCACGATCTGCTACCAAGGCCTCGATCCGCTCTGGGCTTAGCAGCGTGAGCAGTCTGTCGATCAGTGCTAGACGCTCCTGGGTGTCGCTGTTGCCCGCATGCGGCAACACTGTCCACAGCAAAGGATAGGCCATACCCGCGTACCCGCTCCGCAGGGCACTTTTGCAGGGCACTTTGCCCTCGTAGGCTACGCCTACCATCAGGATATTGATATCGACGCCTCCCAGCTTCCAGTTCGTGCGGTCTAAAGTGAGCAAGTAGTGTTCTTTCGGTAACCAAGCCAACACGCACCCAGCCAGCATGTCGCCCTCGATGACGATGGGGCCGAAAAAGCGCTTGATACGCTTTTCGTTTGAAGCAATCTCCACAGCGGCGTTGAGAACACTCGCCAGCCTCGCCAAACTCACTGTTCTGACCGTGATCAAGGCCATTACGAAACGAGCGATGAAATTCAGCCTCGCTCCGTGCATCTCCCAACCGCCCTCTTGTAGCTTCTCTCGTAGTAGGTTAGCCTTTGAGTTGTACATACCAGCTCAGCATTTTGACGTGCTGGGCTTTTTTCGTCAACTTTTGTCCCGGTAGTCAGCGACCACACAGCGAGGAGAGCGCCACGTCACTATACCGAGTCATGACCCACTGCGGGTGGGCACGCTCTCGGGTATCTTGTCAGATGTCGCCAAGCATTTTGAGATGGATAGAGTTACGCTCGTGGAGGAGCTTTTCGGTAAAAGGTAGAGGGATGCCTACTAGACTGGAGGAGCCATGAATACGTTAGAGTTGCAGCCATCGTTTATCGAGCGGGACGGCGAGCGAGAGTACGCAGTGCTGCCCTATGATGAGTACCTCGAGCTTCAAGCGCTGATTGAGGACGCGCAGGACCTTTTAACGTTGCGGCAAGCCAAACAAGAGGATGATGGCGAACGTGTTCCGCTCGCTGAGGTTGAAGACGACGACGTGCTGGACTTAGGGGCAGTGAAGGCTTACTACGACTCGCTCGAGAAAGCGCCGTGAAGACGGCGCCTGCATCCCCTACTTCCTATACCTGTACGGTCAGGGCATTCGTTGTAGATGCATTCGTTGGCGTCGCCTTGTTTTGCAGGACCCGGCGCAAATGTGTATACTCGGCTTTGGCGCTTTGGAGCCCGGCTCGAGCGCCCTATTTGAGCCCGTGAGGCGAGGTTGAACGTGCGTATCCCTATAACGGCGCGGCGATCGCGAGTGTCCCTGTGATCGGCGAAGAACTCAAGATATTTTCCGGCTCGGCGACGCCGGAGTTGGCCCGTTCGGTGGCCCGGCATCTGGACCAGGACCTTGCTCGCGGCGCCACCTCGCAGTTTCCCGACGGTGAGACGCGGGTGCAGATAGGCGAGTCGGTGCGGGGCGCGGACTGCTACATCGTCCAGTCCACCTCGGCGCCCGTGAACCACAACCTGATGGAGCTCCTCGTCTACTGCGACGCCTTGCGCCGCGCCTCGGCCTGGCGCGTCAACGCCGTCATCCCTTACTTCGGCTACGCCCGCCAGGACAAGAAGAT
This region of Deinococcota bacterium genomic DNA includes:
- a CDS encoding IS4 family transposase encodes the protein MYNSKANLLREKLQEGGWEMHGARLNFIARFVMALITVRTVSLARLASVLNAAVEIASNEKRIKRFFGPIVIEGDMLAGCVLAWLPKEHYLLTLDRTNWKLGGVDINILMVGVAYEGKVPCKSALRSGYAGMAYPLLWTVLPHAGNSDTQERLALIDRLLTLLSPERIEALVADREFIGEDCYGGLKARGIAFVMRLKSNTRIGSRGRYLSADRRYGHLKLGEPYASPRRCWVLGSRLFLAATRAPDGELVVVACTAQPELALSRYARRWDIETLFGALKRRGFNLEDTHLTQAERLSTLLALLALAFTWAYLLGTWLHEQKPLKLKKHGYAPKSLFRRGFELLCAAITAAPNEAKYPLELCLEVLSP
- a CDS encoding helix-turn-helix domain-containing protein, which encodes MTMSKRVKREGQNVMDWLNELVASDPESQKAYEDEMLRLRLASALRKAREEAGMTQAMVADEMGVRQSLISKLERPDHNHTVETALAYLQAVGANLVVAVATAEGHNLIPASALAEDVVLLPKFVREEAEARGMSLREHVLCSLAHHETAREMTKMFSSELKVHMSELHSWASSRHPQAGRITHNPVLDRFAERAKPYAQAA
- a CDS encoding type II toxin-antitoxin system RelE/ParE family toxin, with the protein product MPQHWTVKDYEDEDGTDPVADFILSLTPAERGRVATRLQILRQEGLNARTEYIHKVRGKLWELRFPKSQNNPRILFCAVIGRRIILLHGFAKTGKATDKIPEREIATAERRMEAFLEREG
- a CDS encoding type II toxin-antitoxin system Phd/YefM family antitoxin; its protein translation is MNTLELQPSFIERDGEREYAVLPYDEYLELQALIEDAQDLLTLRQAKQEDDGERVPLAEVEDDDVLDLGAVKAYYDSLEKAP